The segment GACGCCCGGCTGCTGGGGCGACGCCCACTGCAAGGACCGCGCGGGCACCCGGCAGCTGCTCGACAAGATGACCCGCAACATCGCCGCTGCGCGGGACACCGTGGACATCTCCTCACTGGCCCCGTTCCCCAACGGAGGCTTCGAGGACACCGTCGTCGCCGGCCTCAAGAAGTCCGTCGCGGCGGGGCACTCCCCGCGGGTGCGCATCCTGGTCGGCGCCGCCCCGGTCTACCACCTCAATGTAGTGCCGTCCCGCTACCGCGACGACCTGATCGACAAGCTCGGGCCGGCGGCCGGCAAGGTCACGTTCAATGTCGCCTCGATGACCACGTCCAAGACGTCGCTCTCCTGGAATCACTCCAAGCTCCTTGTGGTCGACGGGAAGACGGCCATCACGGGCGGGATCAACGGCTGGAAGGACGACTACCTCGACACCGACCACCCGGTGTCGGACGTGGACATGGCGCTCAGCGGGCCGGCCGCCCGCTCGGCCGGGAAGTACCTCGACACGCTGTGGGACTGGACCTGCCGCAACGCCACCGACCCCGCCAAGGTCTGGCTCGCCACCTCGAACGATGCCTCCTGCATGCCGTCCCTGGAGAAGGACCGCGCCGCCGCCCCCGCCGAACCGGCCGGTGACGTCCCCGTCATCGCCGTCGGCGGTCTCGGCGTGGGCATCAAGGAGTCCGACCCCTCCTCGGGCTACCACCCCGACCTGCCCACGGCCCCCGACACCAAGTGCACCGTCGGACTGCCCGACCACACCAACCACGACCGCGACTACGACACGGTCAACCCCGAGGAGAACGCGCTGCGTTCGCTCATCGGCAGCGCCCGGAAGCACATCGAGATCTCCCAGCAGGACCTCAACGGCACCTGCCCGCCGCTGCCGCGCTACGACATCCGGACCTACGACACCCTCGCGGGCAAGCTGGCCGCCGGGGTGAAGGTCCGCATCGTCGTCAGCGACCCCGCCAACCGCGGAGCCGTCGGCAGCGGGGGCTACTCGCAGATCAAGTCCCTGGACGAGATCAGCGACACCCTGCGCAAGCGGCTCGTCGCGCTCACCGGCGACAACGAGAAGGCATCCCGGGCGATGTGCGGAAACCTCCAGCTCGCCTCGTTCCGCAGCTCGGACCGGGCCACCTGGGCCGACGGCAAGCCCTACGCGCTGCACCACAAGCTGGTGTCGGTGGACGACTCGGCGTTCTACATCGGCTCCAAGAACCTCTACCCGGCCTGGCTCCAGGACTTCGGCTACATCGTCGAGAGCCCGGCCGCGGCCAAGCAGCTCAAGACCGAACTGCTCGACCCGGAGTGGAAGTACTCGCAGGCGGCGGCATCTACGCCGGCCGGCTGCTCCGGCAGCGGGACGGGCTGACCCGCGGGCGGGGAGAAACGGCAGGACCCGCCCGGATGACCCCGGGCACCGCCCCTGACCGGCGCCCGTGAACGACCGAGGCCACCCCCGTGACATGGGGGTGGCCTCAGTCGTCCCGTGCCCGTCGTGGCCGGGCCCGGATGCCGTCAGCGGCGCCGCACCAGCGGGAACGGCAGCGTCTCGCGGATCGACAGACCGGTCAGGAACATGATCAGCCGGTCCACGCCGATCCCGAGACCACCGGTCGGCGGCATCGCGTACTCCAGAGCCTGGAGGAAGTCCTCGTCCAGCTCCATCGCCTCCGGGTCACCGCCGGCCGCCAGCAGCGACTGCGCGGTGAGCCGCCGGCGCTGCTCGACGGGGTCGGTCAGCTCCGAGTAGGCGGTACCCAGCTCGGTGCCGAACGCGACCAGGTCCCAGCGCTCGGCGAGCCGCGGGTCCTTGCGGTGCTGCCGGGTCAGCGGCGACACATCGGTCGGGAAGTCCTTGTAGAACGTGGGGAGCTGGGTCTTCTCCTCCACCAGGCGCTCATACATCTCCAGCACGATGTCGCCGCGGCCCATCTCCGGCTTCACCGGCACCGCCGCGGCATGGCACAGGCGGCGCAGCCGGTCCGGCGCGGTGTCCGCGTCGACCGCCTCACCGAGCGCCTCCGAGATCGCGCCGTAGACGGTCTTGACCGGCCAGATCCCCGAGATGTCGTGCTCGACGAGCTTGCCGCTCTCATCCGCCTTGCGGGCGGTGGCGCTGCCGAACGCGGCGATCGCCGCACTCTGGATCAGCTCCCGGGTCAGGTCCAGCATCACGTCGTAGTCGGCGAACGCCTGGTACGCCTCCAGCATCGTGAACTCGGGGTTGTGCTTGTAGGAGATGCCCTCGTTACGGAACGTCCGCCCCATCTCGAAGACCTTCTCCATACCGCCCACACACAGCCGCTTGAGATACAGCTCCGGCGCGATCCGCAGATACAGATCGAGGTCGTAGGCGTTGATATGGGTGTGGAACGGGCGGGCGTTGGCGCCGCCGTGGATCTGCTGGAGCATCGGCGTCTCGACCTCGAGATAGCCGCGCTCGATCAGCCCCTGGCGCAGCGCCTGCACGGCCGTGCTGCGCGCCCGCAGGTTGTCCCGCGCGTCCGTCGAGACCACCAGGTCCACATAGCGCTGGCGGACCTTGGCCTCCGGGTCGGACAGCCCGCGCCGCTTGTCGGGCAGCGGCCGCAGGCACTTGGCCGTCAGCCGCCACCCGGTGACGAACACGGTCAGCTCACCGCGGTCACTGGTGCCGACCTCACCCTCCGCCTCGACATGGTCACCGAGGTCGATGTCCGAGCCGAAGCGGTCCAGCAGCTCCTTGCCGCTGCCGTCCCGGGTCAGCGCGATCTGGAGATCGCCCGACCAGTCGCGCAGCACCGCGAAGAGCACCCCGCCGTGGTCACGGGTGAGCAGCACCCGCCCGGCGACGCTGACGGACTTGCCGCTGCGCGTACCGGGCGTGAGGTCCGGGTACGCGTCGCGGACCTCGCCCAGGGTGTGCGTACGCTGCACGCCCACCGGGTACGGGTCGGTGCCGGCCTCCCGCAGCCGCTCCAGCTTGAGGTGGCGCACCCGCACCTGCTCGGGCAGCGCGGCCAGCTCCTGCGCGTGCTGCTCCTCTTCGGTGGCCGGCGCCGCCTTGACCAGCCCGAGCTCGTCCAGCGAGGGCAGACCGGCGGTGCTCGCCGGGGCCAGCACCCGCTTCTTGTGGCCCTTGCCCCACAGCGCGCCCAGGCTCGGTACGTCGACGAAGCCCTCGGCGATACCCGAGCCCAGCGCGATCCGCGCCAGCGCACCGGCGTCCGCGTAGCACAGGAACCGCGGATACCACTCCGGGTCGTACTTCGCGTTGGAGCGGTAGAGCGCCTCCAGCTGCCACCACTTGGAGAAGAACAGCAGCAGCCGGCGCCAGACCTTCAGCACCGGGCCGGCCCCGATCCGGGCGCCCTCCTCGAAGGCGGAACGGAACACCGCGAAGTTCAGCGAGATCCGGCGCACGCCCATCGCCCCGGCCTGGGCGCACAGCTGGGCCACCATGAACTCCATGACGCCGTTTGGCGCGCTGCGGTCGCGCCGCATCACGTCCAGCGAGATGCCGTCCGTGCCCCAGGGGACGAACGACAGCAGCGCGATCATGTTGCCTCGGCCGTCGAACGCCTCGGCCAGCAGGCACTCCCCGTCCGCGGGGTCGCCCAGCCGGTCCAGCGCCATCGAGAAGCCGCGCTCGGTCTCGGTGTCCCGCCAGGCGTCCGCCCGGTGGATGACCTCCTGCATCTCCTCGTCGGTCAGCGCGGAGTGCCGCCGTACGCGGAAGGTCGCACCGGTCCGCTCGACGCGGTTGACGGCCTGGCGGGTCACCCGCATCTCCCGGCCGGCCAGGTCGAAGTCCTTGACGTGCAGGATCGCCTCGTCGCCGAGCTGGAGCGCGTTCAGACCGCTGCGGGCGAACGCCTTGGCGCCGTCCTCGCTCGCACCCATGACGGCCGGCTGCCAGCCGTACCGTACGGCGACCTCCAGCCATGCCTCGATGGCCTGGGTCCAGGCCTCACGGTCACCGACCGGGTCGCCGCTGGCCAGGCAGACCCCGGCCTCGACGCGGTAGGTGACGGCGGCCTTGCCGCTGGGGGAGAACACCACGGCCTTGTCGCGGCGGGTGGCGAAGTAGCCGAGCGAGTCCTGGCTGCCGTAGCGGTCCAGCAGCGCCCGGATACGGTCTTCTTCGTCACCGTGCAGCGCGGCTTCCATCCGCTGCGAGCGGAACAGCGTGGCCGCCGCGTTCAGCAGCGCCAGCGCTCCGAGCAGACCGAGGACGGCACTGATCCAGTGCGGTGGATGACCCTCGACGATATGGCCACCGACCAGCCCGCCGCAGACCCGGTTGGCCGTCCACAGCAGCCGGTTGGCGCCACCGGCCTCCAGGGTGCCCGGGGCCAGCGACACCAGTCCCCAGCCGATCAGCACCGCCGCCACGAGCCCGCCGACGAGCACCAGGATGGCGCGCAGGAACGCACCGCGCCGGGTGATCGCGTAGAACTCGCGGTGCGAGACGAGCAGCAGCACCAGCGCTCCGGTACACAGCACCAGGGAGAACGAGAACTCCCAGAGCCGGTACACCAGGAACAGTGCGTCGGCCAGGATGACCAGCACCATGTAGGCCACCACGAACCACAGCGCCACCCGTTTCCGGGCGGTCATCGCCGCTCCCAGAAGGAAGAGGAAGGCCGCATAGGCGAAGTTCGGCGCCACCGGGATGGTGAGGGTGTCCAGCCAGTAGATCACCGGCTGGAGTCCGCGCCGGAGCGGCCCGATCAGCGCCGTCAGGGCACAAAAGAGCCCCAATACGCTGAAGATGATGGCGAAGCCATTGGGGACCCGGCGCCGGAAGCGCCGCCACCCCGTGAGTTGATCCTGGTCCTGCACGGTGCTCATTCCGTCACACTAGGCTCTGAAAGGGGTCAGCTGCTCTACGCGAGGGCGCTGTTTCGCCGCCACGGGGATCGCCGGTCATGCCAGTCTCCGATCCCGGTGGTGTGTTCGTCTTTCCCTCGTACGGAGGACTGGGTGATCCCGGTGGGGTCACCCACGTGGACCTTGCCACAAACCCGCCCCAGGTCCGAGTCGGTGCAACTCCGGCTGATGGTGAAGTTCAGGTCATAGTCGCCGGAAAAGTAGCGCCCGCCCCCGGAATCCACCCCGTCGAGCTCCGCCCGCAGCCGGACCTCGGTGCCCGGTTTCCAGCGCTGTGCGGGCCGCCAGGTCACCTGGTCCTTGCCGTTGCGGTCCTTCGTCCAGTCCCAGGAGCCGGTCGTCCGGTCGACGGTGGTGACGCGCAGCTGCCGCTCGACCTCGGCCCGGTCGGTCACCGGGTGGTCGAAGGTGAGGGTGAGCAGCCGGTCGACGGCGACCACGGCGTCCTGGGTGCCGGGATCGAGTACCAGCGTGTTGAGCCGGGCCGGCTGCGCGGTGGTGAGCGACTCCTTGGCCGCACCGACGCCGCCCCGGTCGCTCTTGGTCCTGGCGACGACGGAGTACTTGGTGGCCGGGGCGATCTCGGCGCTGGAGGTCCAGAAGGTGCCATCGGCCCCGAACCCGCCGGGCAGCCGCCGGCCCCTGGGGTCGGTCACCGTCACCGCGGTCAGCACACCGCCCTCGGCGGTCACCTTCAGCTTGTCGCCGGCCTGCACGGTCCTGGTGCCGCCGGCCGCCCCCAGCGCCACCTTCACCGGGTCGGCCACCGGTGCCGGCGCCGCGACGCCCGCGCACGCGCTGAGCGTGCCCGCGCCGACGGCCGTGACCAGGGCGAGTGCGGGGCACCGCCGCCGGAACGTCCGGGGGCGGAAGGAAGGGGGCTGGCTCATTTCGGGGCTTTCCGTCGGCAGGGGGGAGGGCGGCGCTGTCGGCCGCTAAGACGACCGATCGCCACACTTCGTTGCAGGGAGTGAGGTGATCCACGCCACGGTGGTGGTGCGTCGCCCGGCCGCGGCGTGGGCCCTCTCCCGGCATCCCGCCGCTCTGTGACCCGTAGTGATCACCCGATCGGAGCACCCGGACAAGAACCGGACATAGCCTGAAATACGCCAAACTGGCCACCCCTTGCCGTCCGTTCGGGCGGCGGTTGAGGAGGTGTGCGTCCCGTGGCGATTTCCATCTCGGTCGTCCTGCTGCTGGTGGTCCTGACGGTGATCTTCCTGCGCAGCGGCAAGCTCAAGTTCTCGCACGCCCTGGTGTGCGCGCTGCTCGGCTTCTATCTGGCGAGCAGCAGCCTCGCCCCGGACATCCACCAGGGGCTGTCCGGCGCCGCCGACGTGGTGAGCAGCCTGCGTCCGTAACGAGGCCGGCCCGCCGGGGACGCGGCGCCGGGGTCGCGACGCCGCCCCCGTCCGCTCACCCGGCGGAGAACACCCCGAGCGCATTGGGCACCGGCCGCTCCGCGCCCCCCGACGGATGGTTGCGGACCGTGGCCCCGTATGCGTCGCCGGTGACCAGGGTCGAGGATCCGCCGCCGTCCAGGTCCATCGCGTCCCGCGCGCCCAACTGCGCCATCAGCTCCGCCAGTTCGCGCACCGTCAGGCCGGTCTGGCCCGGTGCCCCGTCCAGCGCCATGAGATACAGCACCCGCCCGCCGGCCCCGATCCCCGCGGACGTCCGCACCGCCACGGCGGCGGTGTCCAGACCGGCCAGCGGCGCGCCGTCCCGCACGATCGGGAAGCCGCCCACCGCACAGCGCAGCCGGCCGTGCCCCTGACCGACGAGGTACGAGCTGACGTGCACCGGCTCACCGAGGCGCAGCCCGCGCAGCTGCCGCGCCCCGTCCTCCCGGCCCACCAGCACCACAGTGCCCTCGGCCACCCCGCCGGCGCCCGGCACCTCCCCGATGGCGGTCACCCGGCCGTGCCGGACCGTCACCTCCGCGGTCTCCGTACTGCACGGCGCGGCCCGGTCGGTGTCCGTACCGCAGGTGGCACGCACCCGGGACGCCGGACCCCACTGCGGGGTGTACGCGCCGATCCCGCCG is part of the Streptomyces platensis genome and harbors:
- the lysX gene encoding bifunctional lysylphosphatidylglycerol synthetase/lysine--tRNA ligase LysX, which gives rise to MSTVQDQDQLTGWRRFRRRVPNGFAIIFSVLGLFCALTALIGPLRRGLQPVIYWLDTLTIPVAPNFAYAAFLFLLGAAMTARKRVALWFVVAYMVLVILADALFLVYRLWEFSFSLVLCTGALVLLLVSHREFYAITRRGAFLRAILVLVGGLVAAVLIGWGLVSLAPGTLEAGGANRLLWTANRVCGGLVGGHIVEGHPPHWISAVLGLLGALALLNAAATLFRSQRMEAALHGDEEDRIRALLDRYGSQDSLGYFATRRDKAVVFSPSGKAAVTYRVEAGVCLASGDPVGDREAWTQAIEAWLEVAVRYGWQPAVMGASEDGAKAFARSGLNALQLGDEAILHVKDFDLAGREMRVTRQAVNRVERTGATFRVRRHSALTDEEMQEVIHRADAWRDTETERGFSMALDRLGDPADGECLLAEAFDGRGNMIALLSFVPWGTDGISLDVMRRDRSAPNGVMEFMVAQLCAQAGAMGVRRISLNFAVFRSAFEEGARIGAGPVLKVWRRLLLFFSKWWQLEALYRSNAKYDPEWYPRFLCYADAGALARIALGSGIAEGFVDVPSLGALWGKGHKKRVLAPASTAGLPSLDELGLVKAAPATEEEQHAQELAALPEQVRVRHLKLERLREAGTDPYPVGVQRTHTLGEVRDAYPDLTPGTRSGKSVSVAGRVLLTRDHGGVLFAVLRDWSGDLQIALTRDGSGKELLDRFGSDIDLGDHVEAEGEVGTSDRGELTVFVTGWRLTAKCLRPLPDKRRGLSDPEAKVRQRYVDLVVSTDARDNLRARSTAVQALRQGLIERGYLEVETPMLQQIHGGANARPFHTHINAYDLDLYLRIAPELYLKRLCVGGMEKVFEMGRTFRNEGISYKHNPEFTMLEAYQAFADYDVMLDLTRELIQSAAIAAFGSATARKADESGKLVEHDISGIWPVKTVYGAISEALGEAVDADTAPDRLRRLCHAAAVPVKPEMGRGDIVLEMYERLVEEKTQLPTFYKDFPTDVSPLTRQHRKDPRLAERWDLVAFGTELGTAYSELTDPVEQRRRLTAQSLLAAGGDPEAMELDEDFLQALEYAMPPTGGLGIGVDRLIMFLTGLSIRETLPFPLVRRR
- a CDS encoding phospholipase D-like domain-containing protein, whose amino-acid sequence is MAPHRLHRLIPASLALTTVCAALPATTAYAADTPPTPHLDAIERSLRDTSPGLEGSVWERTDGNRLDAPDGDPAGWLLQTPGCWGDAHCKDRAGTRQLLDKMTRNIAAARDTVDISSLAPFPNGGFEDTVVAGLKKSVAAGHSPRVRILVGAAPVYHLNVVPSRYRDDLIDKLGPAAGKVTFNVASMTTSKTSLSWNHSKLLVVDGKTAITGGINGWKDDYLDTDHPVSDVDMALSGPAARSAGKYLDTLWDWTCRNATDPAKVWLATSNDASCMPSLEKDRAAAPAEPAGDVPVIAVGGLGVGIKESDPSSGYHPDLPTAPDTKCTVGLPDHTNHDRDYDTVNPEENALRSLIGSARKHIEISQQDLNGTCPPLPRYDIRTYDTLAGKLAAGVKVRIVVSDPANRGAVGSGGYSQIKSLDEISDTLRKRLVALTGDNEKASRAMCGNLQLASFRSSDRATWADGKPYALHHKLVSVDDSAFYIGSKNLYPAWLQDFGYIVESPAAAKQLKTELLDPEWKYSQAAASTPAGCSGSGTG
- a CDS encoding Ig-like domain-containing protein encodes the protein MSQPPSFRPRTFRRRCPALALVTAVGAGTLSACAGVAAPAPVADPVKVALGAAGGTRTVQAGDKLKVTAEGGVLTAVTVTDPRGRRLPGGFGADGTFWTSSAEIAPATKYSVVARTKSDRGGVGAAKESLTTAQPARLNTLVLDPGTQDAVVAVDRLLTLTFDHPVTDRAEVERQLRVTTVDRTTGSWDWTKDRNGKDQVTWRPAQRWKPGTEVRLRAELDGVDSGGGRYFSGDYDLNFTISRSCTDSDLGRVCGKVHVGDPTGITQSSVRGKDEHTTGIGDWHDRRSPWRRNSALA
- a CDS encoding phosphodiester glycosidase family protein; translated protein: MLTVLVAWGVLAGGGVAGGAPAAAAGTDLRRSGAAPLAPGVAYGEFRMTLPRGTVHGHLLTVDLADPRVTVDLLYPGAVGARSPVSQLAADRRAVGAVNGDFFNITETQHPGVQPTGASVGPAVASGRQLKGAVPDGQRFGPAMPPGATTEDVIGVGYDRRARLDRLALRGAVLTGQGALPLRGLNQYALPVGGIGAYTPQWGPASRVRATCGTDTDRAAPCSTETAEVTVRHGRVTAIGEVPGAGGVAEGTVVLVGREDGARQLRGLRLGEPVHVSSYLVGQGHGRLRCAVGGFPIVRDGAPLAGLDTAAVAVRTSAGIGAGGRVLYLMALDGAPGQTGLTVRELAELMAQLGARDAMDLDGGGSSTLVTGDAYGATVRNHPSGGAERPVPNALGVFSAG